The following are encoded together in the Daucus carota subsp. sativus chromosome 5, DH1 v3.0, whole genome shotgun sequence genome:
- the LOC108220232 gene encoding 1-acyl-sn-glycerol-3-phosphate acyltransferase BAT2, chloroplastic isoform X1: MKYKYSMELSYQPQFSRFVFDPSTPSAPRKSGARCFPSTSSLFKPFSAGTGTLKNIAQAKGSLSKTSDSLPVGYFRSKGNYSSASWCTFYSTVKHNWSHDHNQNRVPRYIVARSEIAGTGYPDAAHQLPELQLVSKVKGICFYAVTASVAIILFMLMLVAHPFVLLFDRYRRKAHHQIARMWAILAVAPFIKVEVEGLDNLPSSDTPAVYVSNHQSFLDIYTLLTLGRSFKFISKTSIFLFPIIGWAMFLLGAIPLKRMDSRSQLQTLKRCMDLVKKGGSVFYFPEGTRSKDGKLGPFKKGAFSIASKCGVAVVPITLIGTGKIMPVGMESRLYPGSIKVVIQKPIYGNNTEALCNEARNIIAETLVNDG; encoded by the exons atgaaataCAAATACTCCATGGAGCTATCATATCAACCCCAGTTCAGTCGTTTTGTGTTCGACCCCTCCACTCCCTCTGCACCTC GCAAGAGTGGAGCAAGGTGTTTTCCATCAACTTCATCGCTTTTTAAGCCG TTCTCTGCTGGTACAGGAACTCTCAAGAATATTGCTCAGGCAAAAGGGAGCCTGTCAAAAACAT CAGACAGTCTTCCAGTTGGTTATTTTCGCAGTAAAGGAAACTATTCTTCTGCATCTTGGTGCACCTTCTATTCAACTGTAAAGCATAATTGGTCACATGATCATAATCAGAATAGAGTGCCAAGGTATATCGTTGCCAGATCAGAAATTGCTGGAACTGGGTATCCTGATGCTGCTCATCAATTACCAG AGCTTCAGTTGGTCTCTAAAGTTAAAGGAATCTGCTTCTATGCTGTAACTGCTTCTGTTGCCATTATTCTGTTTATGCTGATGTTGGTAGCACATCCCTTTGTGCTCTTGTTTGATCGGTATAGGAGGAAAGCCCATCACCAGATTGCCAGAATGTGGGCCATTTTGGCTGTTGCCCCATTTATAAAGGTTGAAGTTGAGGGATTAGATAATTTACCCTCATCTGATACTCCTGCTGTGTATGTGTCCAACCATCAGAGTTTTCTGGACATATATACTCTTCTCACTCTTGGTAGAAGCTTTAAGTTCATTAGCAAAACATCAATTTTCCTTTTTCCTATTATTGGATGGGCCATGTTTCTATTAGGTGCTATTCCTTTAAAGCGCATGGACAGCAGAAGCCAATTG CAAACGCTCAAACGATGCATGGATCTTGTAAAGAAAGGGGGATCTGTTTTCTACTTTCCAGAGGGTACTCGGAGTAAAGATGGAAAATTGGGGCCTTTTAAG AAAGGTGCATTCAGTATTGCTTCAAAATGTGGAGTCGCGGTGGTTCCAATCACTCTTATTGGAACGGGAAAGATAATGCCCGTGGGAATGGAGAGTAGGTTATATCCTGGGTCGATCAAAGTTGTTATTCAGAAACCCATATACGGAAATAATACAGAAGCATTATGCAACGAGGCTAGAAATATAATTGCAGAAACACTGGTCAATGACGGATGA
- the LOC108220232 gene encoding 1-acyl-sn-glycerol-3-phosphate acyltransferase BAT2, chloroplastic isoform X2: MKYKYSMELSYQPQFSRFVFDPSTPSAPRKSGARCFPSTSSLFKPFSAGTGTLKNIAQAKGSLSKTFGYFRSKGNYSSASWCTFYSTVKHNWSHDHNQNRVPRYIVARSEIAGTGYPDAAHQLPELQLVSKVKGICFYAVTASVAIILFMLMLVAHPFVLLFDRYRRKAHHQIARMWAILAVAPFIKVEVEGLDNLPSSDTPAVYVSNHQSFLDIYTLLTLGRSFKFISKTSIFLFPIIGWAMFLLGAIPLKRMDSRSQLQTLKRCMDLVKKGGSVFYFPEGTRSKDGKLGPFKKGAFSIASKCGVAVVPITLIGTGKIMPVGMESRLYPGSIKVVIQKPIYGNNTEALCNEARNIIAETLVNDG; encoded by the exons atgaaataCAAATACTCCATGGAGCTATCATATCAACCCCAGTTCAGTCGTTTTGTGTTCGACCCCTCCACTCCCTCTGCACCTC GCAAGAGTGGAGCAAGGTGTTTTCCATCAACTTCATCGCTTTTTAAGCCG TTCTCTGCTGGTACAGGAACTCTCAAGAATATTGCTCAGGCAAAAGGGAGCCTGTCAAAAACAT TTGGTTATTTTCGCAGTAAAGGAAACTATTCTTCTGCATCTTGGTGCACCTTCTATTCAACTGTAAAGCATAATTGGTCACATGATCATAATCAGAATAGAGTGCCAAGGTATATCGTTGCCAGATCAGAAATTGCTGGAACTGGGTATCCTGATGCTGCTCATCAATTACCAG AGCTTCAGTTGGTCTCTAAAGTTAAAGGAATCTGCTTCTATGCTGTAACTGCTTCTGTTGCCATTATTCTGTTTATGCTGATGTTGGTAGCACATCCCTTTGTGCTCTTGTTTGATCGGTATAGGAGGAAAGCCCATCACCAGATTGCCAGAATGTGGGCCATTTTGGCTGTTGCCCCATTTATAAAGGTTGAAGTTGAGGGATTAGATAATTTACCCTCATCTGATACTCCTGCTGTGTATGTGTCCAACCATCAGAGTTTTCTGGACATATATACTCTTCTCACTCTTGGTAGAAGCTTTAAGTTCATTAGCAAAACATCAATTTTCCTTTTTCCTATTATTGGATGGGCCATGTTTCTATTAGGTGCTATTCCTTTAAAGCGCATGGACAGCAGAAGCCAATTG CAAACGCTCAAACGATGCATGGATCTTGTAAAGAAAGGGGGATCTGTTTTCTACTTTCCAGAGGGTACTCGGAGTAAAGATGGAAAATTGGGGCCTTTTAAG AAAGGTGCATTCAGTATTGCTTCAAAATGTGGAGTCGCGGTGGTTCCAATCACTCTTATTGGAACGGGAAAGATAATGCCCGTGGGAATGGAGAGTAGGTTATATCCTGGGTCGATCAAAGTTGTTATTCAGAAACCCATATACGGAAATAATACAGAAGCATTATGCAACGAGGCTAGAAATATAATTGCAGAAACACTGGTCAATGACGGATGA
- the LOC108220435 gene encoding nucleoid-associated protein At4g30620, chloroplastic — MSSTCSLTAQVPNFHALYDSTRRPSSSLCQLNSNPNQVRMWVLSQSTLQKVCNRRSLRVSALFGGKKDGDKSDDGPGKAGILGNMQSLYETVKKAQTVVQVEAVRVQKELALAEFDGYCEGELVKVTLSGNQQPIRTEITETAMELGSEKLSLLITEAYKDAHQKSILAMKERMSDLAQSLGMPPGLGDGFKQ, encoded by the exons ATGTCTTCTACCTGTTCTCTCACTGCCCAAGTTCCCAACTTTCACGCTCTTTATGACTCCACCAGGCGCCCATCTTCATCTCTTT GTCAGCTGAATTCAAATCCAAACCAAGTTCGTATGTGGGTTTTGTCTCAGTCCACTTTACAGAAGGTGTGTAATCGTAGATCTCTTCGTGTTTCGGCTCTATTCGGAGGAAAGAAGGATGGCGACAAAAGCGATGATGGTCCTGGAAAG GCTGGAATACTAGGGAATATGCAGAGTTTGTATGAGACTGTTAAGAAGGCACAAACGGTTGTCCAGGTTGAGGCAGTTCGTGTGCAAAAAGAACTTGCATT AGCTGAATTTGATGGGTACTGTGAGGGCGAGTTGGTGAAG GTAACACTATCAGGAAACCAGCAACCTATACGCACTGAAATCACTGAGACTGCAATGGAACTGGGATCAGAG AAGCTTTCACTTTTAATAACCGAGGCATACAAGGATGCACATCAAAAGAGCATACTG GCTATGAAGGAAAGAATGAGTGATCTTGCCCAAAGCTTAGGCATGCCACCTGGCCTCGGCGATGGATTCAAGCAATGA
- the LOC108220232 gene encoding 1-acyl-sn-glycerol-3-phosphate acyltransferase BAT2, chloroplastic isoform X3 has product MKYKYSMELSYQPQFSRFVFDPSTPSAPRKSGARCFPSTSSLFKPFSAGTGTLKNIAQAKGSLSKTYSLPVGYFRSKGNYSSASWCTFYSTVKHNWSHDHNQNRVPRYIVARSEIAGTGYPDAAHQLPELQLVSKVKGICFYAVTASVAIILFMLMLVAHPFVLLFDRYRRKAHHQIARMWAILAVAPFIKVEVEGLDNLPSSDTPAVYVSNHQSFLDIYTLLTLGRSFKFISKTSIFLFPIIGWAMFLLGAIPLKRMDSRSQLQTLKRCMDLVKKGGSVFYFPEGTRSKDGKLGPFKKGAFSIASKCGVAVVPITLIGTGKIMPVGMESRLYPGSIKVVIQKPIYGNNTEALCNEARNIIAETLVNDG; this is encoded by the exons atgaaataCAAATACTCCATGGAGCTATCATATCAACCCCAGTTCAGTCGTTTTGTGTTCGACCCCTCCACTCCCTCTGCACCTC GCAAGAGTGGAGCAAGGTGTTTTCCATCAACTTCATCGCTTTTTAAGCCG TTCTCTGCTGGTACAGGAACTCTCAAGAATATTGCTCAGGCAAAAGGGAGCCTGTCAAAAACAT ACAGTCTTCCAGTTGGTTATTTTCGCAGTAAAGGAAACTATTCTTCTGCATCTTGGTGCACCTTCTATTCAACTGTAAAGCATAATTGGTCACATGATCATAATCAGAATAGAGTGCCAAGGTATATCGTTGCCAGATCAGAAATTGCTGGAACTGGGTATCCTGATGCTGCTCATCAATTACCAG AGCTTCAGTTGGTCTCTAAAGTTAAAGGAATCTGCTTCTATGCTGTAACTGCTTCTGTTGCCATTATTCTGTTTATGCTGATGTTGGTAGCACATCCCTTTGTGCTCTTGTTTGATCGGTATAGGAGGAAAGCCCATCACCAGATTGCCAGAATGTGGGCCATTTTGGCTGTTGCCCCATTTATAAAGGTTGAAGTTGAGGGATTAGATAATTTACCCTCATCTGATACTCCTGCTGTGTATGTGTCCAACCATCAGAGTTTTCTGGACATATATACTCTTCTCACTCTTGGTAGAAGCTTTAAGTTCATTAGCAAAACATCAATTTTCCTTTTTCCTATTATTGGATGGGCCATGTTTCTATTAGGTGCTATTCCTTTAAAGCGCATGGACAGCAGAAGCCAATTG CAAACGCTCAAACGATGCATGGATCTTGTAAAGAAAGGGGGATCTGTTTTCTACTTTCCAGAGGGTACTCGGAGTAAAGATGGAAAATTGGGGCCTTTTAAG AAAGGTGCATTCAGTATTGCTTCAAAATGTGGAGTCGCGGTGGTTCCAATCACTCTTATTGGAACGGGAAAGATAATGCCCGTGGGAATGGAGAGTAGGTTATATCCTGGGTCGATCAAAGTTGTTATTCAGAAACCCATATACGGAAATAATACAGAAGCATTATGCAACGAGGCTAGAAATATAATTGCAGAAACACTGGTCAATGACGGATGA
- the LOC108219843 gene encoding APO protein 2, chloroplastic codes for MNCACVCSSQLGTSTTPHLPKFMFFRHNISNNSNPLLFLGFKYGGNNLRLQTAVKTQPQKLFHRQSVIRCEGPPQNADFPRYYSKKEKKPFPIPIVELRRNARQRMKDRRGKPKALVPPPKNGLLVKRLIPVAYSVYNARITLINNLKKLLKVVPVLACRWCNEIHVGPVGHPFKSCRGPNASLRRGHHEWTKAVVEDILVPIDAYHLFDRLGRRIPHEDRFSVPRVPAVVELCIQAGVDLPEFPTKRRRKPIIRISKSEFVDADESELPDPDPYVPMESILTEENDNRLVVPSNADEIVLLAEETLEAWEKMRVGANRLMKMYPVRVCGYCPEVHVGGSGHKAQNCGAHKHQQRNGQHGWQSAVLDDFIPPRYVWHVPDLSKPELQRELRSFYGQAPAVVEICVQGGAAAPERYQPTMRLNVGIPSTVKEAEMVV; via the exons ATGAACTGCGCCTGCGTTTGCTCCTCTCAATTGGGGACAAGCACAACTCCCCATCTTCCTAAATTTATGTTTTTCAGACACAACATCAGCAACAACAGTAACCCACTCTTGTTCCTGGGTTTTAAG TACGGTGGCAACAATTTAAGACTTCAAACAGCAGTTAAAACCCAGCCCCAGAAATTATTCCATAGACAGTCTGTCATCAGATGTGAAGGTCCTCCTCAGAATGCTGATTTTCCTCGTTACTATTCTAAGAAAGAGAAGAAGCCCTTTCCTATACCCATAGTGGAATTGCGGAGAAATGCTAGACAGAGGATGAAGGACAGGAGAGGCAAGCCTAAAGCACTAGTCCCTCCACCAAAGAATGGGTTGCTGGTCAAAAGATTGATTCCTGTTGCATACAGTGTTTACAATGCAAGAATAACACTCATTAACAATCTGAAGAAGCTCCTGAAGGTTGTGCCTGTTCTTGCCTGCAG GTGGTGCAACGAAATCCATGTGGGACCTGTTGGACATCCGTTCAAATCATGTAGAGGCCCAAATGCTTCACTTCGTAGGGGACATCATGAGTGGACAAAGGCAGTGGTTGAGGACATACTAGTTCCAATTGATGCTTACCACCTCTTTGACCGTCTAGGTAGGCGTATACCTCATGAAGACAGGTTTTCAGTCCCTCGAGTTCCAGCAGTTGTTGAGCTCTGTATTCAAGCGGGTGTTGATTTGCCTGAGTTTCCAacgaaaagaagaagaaagccaATCATTCGCATTAGCAAAAGTGAGTTTGTTGATGCTGATGAAAGTGAACTGCCAGACCCTGATCCATATGTTCCAATGGAAAGTATATTAACTGAGGAAAATGATAACAGATTAGTAGTCCCATCAAATGCAGATGAAATAGTCTTGCTTGCCGAGGAAACACTTGAAGCATGGGAAAAAATGAGAGTAGGAGCGAACAGGTTGATGAAAATGTACCCTGTGAGGGTTTGTGGCTATTGTCCTGAGGTACATGTTGGCGGCAGTGGACATAAGGCACAAAATTGTGGGGCACATAAGCACCAGCAACGGAATGGACAACATGGCTGGCAGTCTGCAGTCCTTGATGATTTTATACCCCCAAGATATGTTTGGCACGTTCCTGATCTCAGTAAACCCGAATTACAAAGGGAGCTCAGGAGCTTTTATGGTCAGGCTCCAGCAGTGGTTGAAATATGTGTGCAGGGCGGTGCTGCTGCACCTGAACGCTACCAACCAACAATGAGGTTAAACGTGGGGATTCCATCGACTGTAAAAGAAGCTGAAATGGTAGTGTAA
- the LOC108219946 gene encoding uncharacterized protein LOC108219946 → MNTEYYYKVPHVQDQVVNHPSRQEINSIENALYGAGSELIRSELGAYGEKILGSGSNYVRNNIGRYVSNPRYYFQVSDQYVENKLKVVLFPFLHKGHWMRSVDSDGSNFTYKPPVYDINAPDLYIPLMAFCTYVILAGFFLGFSGRFSPEALGVQFSNGLLCWLLQVLLIEVSLHYLGGGDIPLLDVVGYAGYTFVAASVLVVVRILWSYSFYVVTAWECFCMGVFLVKTMKRILVAEVPSSQKSGSKTKRNYLLLLVAIAQFPLLFWLGKLASV, encoded by the exons ATGAACACTG AATACTATTACAAGGTTCCACATGTTCAAGATCAAGTAGTTAATCACCCGAGTCGGCAAGAAATAAACTCAATTGAAAATGCACTATACGGAGCTGGATCCGAGCTAATAAGGTCAGAGCTCGGTGCTTATGGAGAAAAGATATTAGGTTCTGGCTCCAACTACGTGCGAAACAAT ATTGGCAGGTATGTTTCGAATCCGAGATATTATTTTCAAGTGAGCGACCAATATGTGGAGAACAAACTGAAAGTAGTCCTGTTCCCGTTCTTGCACAAG ggGCACTGGATGAGAAGTGTGGATTCAGATGGAAGTAATTTTACATATAAGCCTCCGGTCTACGATATCAATGCCCCTGATCTGTACATCCCACTGATGGCATTTTGCACCTACGTTATTCTTGCTGGCTTTTTCCTAGGCTTCAGCGGCAG ATTCAGCCCTGAAGCTCTAGGAGTGCAGTTCAGTAATGGACTATTATGCTGGCTATTACAAGTGTTACTTATCGAGGTAAGTCTGCATTACTTAGGCGGAGGAGACATCCCGTTGCTCGATGTGGTCGGTTATGCTGGATACACATTCGTGGCAGCCTCGGTGCTTGTGGTGGTTAGGATATTGTGGAGCTACTCATTCTACGTTGTCACGGCTTGGGAATGCTTTTGCATGGGGGTGTTCTTGGTGAAAACAATGAAGAGGATTTTGGTTGCAGAGGTTCCTAGTTCTCAGAAATCTGGTTCCAAGACTAAGCGCAATTATCTACTGCTTCTGGTGGCAATTGCTCAATTTCCTCTTTTGTTTTGGCTTGGCAAATTAGCTTCCGTTTAG
- the LOC108219747 gene encoding uncharacterized protein LOC108219747, whose amino-acid sequence MSRKMKGVVLDSSSYGVHGFAKKHQTLLQDYQDLTKDVEASRNKLENLKRRKMTLMAEVGFLRRRYKYLLKNKSQNLPQEREKEFEQPHNSKNSTGYPNFKGKQAAVQKSNVAPKPNQKRKVYGGHDNSFRSVNLNHLNHEKQHTEKPATHINTIQTSKPRGRLYTTKEVTHQNPLPVFDLNQQEQMYYKNDVAVGNPSLIFNSYQKESPSSSVKQPPMQTRAPVFDLNQISVNN is encoded by the exons ATGTCTAGGAAGATGAAAGGTGTTGTTTTGGACTCATCATCTTATGGGGTTCATGGATTTGCCAAGAAGCATCAGACTCTCTTGCAAGATTACCAGGACTTGACTAAG GATGTGGAAGCTTCAAGAAACAAATTGGAgaatttgaaacggaggaaaATGACATTGATGGCAGAAGTCGG ATTTTTACGAAGAAGATACAAATACCTACTAAAAAATAAGTCCCAGAATCTTCCACAAGAACGAGAAAAAGAGTTTGAACAACCACACAATAGCAAGAACAGTACAGGATATCCGAATTTTAAAGGAAAGCAAGCTGCTGTACAGAAATCAAACGTGGCTCCCAAACCAAACCAGAAGCGAAAGGTATACGGTGGACATGATAATTCCTTTCGAAGTGTCAATTTAAATCATCTAAACCATGAGAAACAACATACTGAAAAACCTGCAACTCATATTAACACCATCCAAACTTCAAAACCCCGAGGTAGATTATACACAACTAAGGAAGTCACCCATCAAAACCCTTTGCCAGTCTTTGATTTGAATCAGCAAGAGCAAATGTACTACAAGAATGATGTAGCTGTTGGGAATCCCTCTCTGATATTTAATTCTTACCAGAAAGAATCTCCCTCTAGTAGTGTAAAACAGCCGCCAATGCAAACTAGAGCTCCAGTTTTCGACTTGAACCAGATTTCAGTAAATAACTAG
- the LOC108220232 gene encoding 1-acyl-sn-glycerol-3-phosphate acyltransferase BAT2, chloroplastic isoform X4: MLMLVAHPFVLLFDRYRRKAHHQIARMWAILAVAPFIKVEVEGLDNLPSSDTPAVYVSNHQSFLDIYTLLTLGRSFKFISKTSIFLFPIIGWAMFLLGAIPLKRMDSRSQLQTLKRCMDLVKKGGSVFYFPEGTRSKDGKLGPFKKGAFSIASKCGVAVVPITLIGTGKIMPVGMESRLYPGSIKVVIQKPIYGNNTEALCNEARNIIAETLVNDG; the protein is encoded by the exons ATGCTGATGTTGGTAGCACATCCCTTTGTGCTCTTGTTTGATCGGTATAGGAGGAAAGCCCATCACCAGATTGCCAGAATGTGGGCCATTTTGGCTGTTGCCCCATTTATAAAGGTTGAAGTTGAGGGATTAGATAATTTACCCTCATCTGATACTCCTGCTGTGTATGTGTCCAACCATCAGAGTTTTCTGGACATATATACTCTTCTCACTCTTGGTAGAAGCTTTAAGTTCATTAGCAAAACATCAATTTTCCTTTTTCCTATTATTGGATGGGCCATGTTTCTATTAGGTGCTATTCCTTTAAAGCGCATGGACAGCAGAAGCCAATTG CAAACGCTCAAACGATGCATGGATCTTGTAAAGAAAGGGGGATCTGTTTTCTACTTTCCAGAGGGTACTCGGAGTAAAGATGGAAAATTGGGGCCTTTTAAG AAAGGTGCATTCAGTATTGCTTCAAAATGTGGAGTCGCGGTGGTTCCAATCACTCTTATTGGAACGGGAAAGATAATGCCCGTGGGAATGGAGAGTAGGTTATATCCTGGGTCGATCAAAGTTGTTATTCAGAAACCCATATACGGAAATAATACAGAAGCATTATGCAACGAGGCTAGAAATATAATTGCAGAAACACTGGTCAATGACGGATGA
- the LOC108219945 gene encoding uncharacterized protein LOC108219945 has translation MLEQLLIFTRGGLILWTCKELGNALRGSPIDMLIRSCLLEERSGAALYNYDAPGAAYTLKWAFNNELSLVFVAVYQKIFHLLYVDDLLAMVKREFSEIYDPKRIGYDDFDEKFRQLRMEAEARVEDMKKLNQVAKPVSNSGLSKKQGKQKIGLDGGDNKKSSSESGNDGGDGEKLKGCKLEIGNGLANGNRDGSGKTAEKGITIGKENDSSNNGAFDVNKLQKLRAKGSKKINTVVNKVPRVEPKKKITKKNTVWDKPVEAKLDFTDPVSQDGDENSVTLAANEGESMMDKEEIISSDSDSDDNEDEDATKDRNVDMRKKGWFSLMFQSIAGKANLEKADLEPALKALKDRLMTKNVAEEIAEKLCESVASSLEGKKLGSFTRISSTVQLAMEEALVRILTPRRSIDILRDVHASKEQGKPYVVVFVGVNGVGKSKSTNLAKVAYWLQQHSINVMMAACDTFRAGAVEQLRTHARRLQIPIFEKGYEKDPAVVAKEAIQEASRNGSDVVLVDTAGRMQDNEPLMRALSKLIYVNSPDLVLFVGEALVGNDAVDQLSKFNQKLADLSPSSSLRLIDGILLTKFDTIDDKVGAALSMVYISGSPVMFVGCGQSYTDLKKLNVKSIVKTLLK, from the exons ATGTTAGAGCAGTTACTGATATTTACGAGAGGAGGATTGATCCTCTGGACTTGTAAGGAGCTCGGAAATGCTCTTAGAGGATCGCCTATTGACATGTTGATCAGATCGTGCCTTTTGGAGGAAAGATCTGGTGCTGCGTTGTATAATTATGATGCACCTGGTGCTGCCTACACTCTTAAGTGGGCTTTTAACAATGAACTCAGCCTTGTCTTTGTTGCCGTGTATCAAAAGATTTTCCATCTTTTGTACGTGGATGATTTACTTGCTATGGTTAAGCGGGAGTTCTCGGAGATTTATGATCCTAAAAGAATCGGGTATGATGATTTCGATGAGAAGTTCAGGCAGCTTAGGATGGAGGCAGAGGCGCGTGTGGAAGATATGAAGAAATTAAATCAGGTGGCTAAGCCAGTGAGTAATAGTGGTCTAAGTAAGAAGCAAGGGAAGCAGAAGATAGGTCTTGATGGAGGTGATAATAAAAAAAGCAGCAGTGAGTCGGGGAATGATGGTGGAGATGGTGAAAAACTAAAAGGTTGTAAATTAGAAATTGGTAACGGTCTTGCTAATGGTAACCGTGATGGTAGCGGGAAAACGGCTGAAAAGGGTATTACTATTGGTAAAGAAAACGATAGCTCCAACAATGGGGCTTTTGATGTAAATAAGCTACAAAAACTAAGAGCTAAAGGTTCAAAGAAAATTAATACTGTTGTTAACAAGGTTCCCAGAGTGGAACCAAAGAAAAAGATAACAAAAAAGAATACAGTTTGGGACAAACCAGTCGAGGCCAAGTTGGATTTCACAGATCCAGTGAGTCAGGATGGGGATGAGAACAGTGTGACTTTAGCAGCCAATGAAGGGGAGAGTATGATGGACAAAGAGGAGATAATTAGTAGTGATAGCGACTCTGATGACAATGAGGATGAGGATGCTACCAAGGATAGGAACGTGGATATGAGAAAGAAGGGGTGGTTTTCTTTAATGTTTCAGAG TATTGCTGGGAAGGCAAATTTGGAGAAGGCGGACCTAGAACCAGCCTTAAAAGCTCT taaGGACAGGCTTATGACCAAGAATGTG GCTGAGGAGATAGCTGAAAAACTCTGTGAATCAGTAGCATCAAGCCTTGAGGGTAAGAAACTAGGATCATTTACAAGGATTTCATCAACAGTGCAATTAGCTATGGAAGAGGCTCTTGTTCGCATTTTAACTCCTAGGCGTTCCATTGACATTTTACGAGATGTTCATGCTTCTAAGGAGCAAGGAAAACCATATGTTGTTGTCTTTGTTGGAGTTAATGGAGTGGGGAAATCGAAATCTACTAATCTTGCCAAG GTTGCATATTGGCTTCAGCAGCATAGCATTAATGTAATGATGGCTGCATGTGATACATTTCGTGCTGGAGCTGTTGAGCAACTACGTACTCATGCACGTAGGCTCCag ATTCCTATATTTGAGAAAGGTTATGAAAAAGATCCTGCAGTTGTAGCAAAAGAAGCAATTCAGGAGGCCAGTCGTAACGGTTCTGATGTTGTTCTTGTTGATACAGCTGGCAGGATGCAG GATAATGAACCATTGATGCGAGCTTTGTCAAAACTTATCTATGTCAATAGCCCAGATTTGGTCCTTTTTGTTGGTGAGGCACTAGTTGGGAATGATGCTGTGGATCAGCTATCAAAGTTCAACCAG AAATTAGCTGATCTCTCGCCATCTTCAAGTCTCAGATTGATTGATGGAatcctgctcacaaagtttgataCAATAGATGATAAG GTTGGTGCTGCTCTGTCTATGGTTTACATATCCGGATCACCTGTCATGTTTGTTGGATGTGGGCAGTCATATACTGACCTGAAGAAGTTGAATGTGAAGTCCATTGTTAAGACCCTCCTCAAATGA